One window of Magallana gigas chromosome 2, xbMagGiga1.1, whole genome shotgun sequence genomic DNA carries:
- the LOC105345075 gene encoding E3 ubiquitin-protein ligase COP1 — MANRTTLHQRRRKRAQPPVFSGISGSYEDKDSDFLCPICFNLMEEVHMTKCGHSYCHKCIKESLQQSNRCPKCTYVIEGIDHVFPNFMLNELVLKYRGKQEQKKIKLEQKTSPSTETVDICDMILEDNIDLCDVNKLLEVLNVKKQKLEGDIKFAQKYILKEFLQEIRKRKQGKLEQLKREISLIDDDFEKVDGMLSEHRRKYPYIPDHLVPNGFEPTMTASTDPGSQDGFNGSKNAGKPWLQTTMASRRKRVSQHFEDLEQCYFSIRQKDEYNGEEGLDEFTECLSKFTKFNSFRSLATLSYASDIYSGSSIVSSIEFDRDCDFFAIAGVTKKIKVFEYGTVIKDAVDIHYPVNEMICNSKISCVTWSSYHKNVLASSDYEGTITLWDAFTGQKSKLFQEHEKRCWSVDFNTMDPKLLASGSDDAKVKLWSINAENSIACLEAKANVCCVKFNPESRYHLAFGSADHFVHYYDLRNTKEAVMVFKGHRKAVSYTKFLNTTEIVSASTDSQLKLWNINKSNSLRTFKGHINEKNFVGLATDGDYIACGSENNSLYVYYKGLSKQLMTYKFDTVRSVLQEKDKKEDEVNEFVSAVAWRPGSNVVVAANSQGTVKVLELI; from the exons ATGGCAAATCGGACTACTTTGCATCAACGCAGACGAAAACGAGCCCAGCCTCCAGTCTTTAGTGGAATTTCTGGGTCATACGAAGACAAAGACAGTGACTTCCTGTG tCCTATATGTTTTAACTTGATGGAAGAAGTACATATGACTAAATGTGGTCACTCATATTG ccATAAATGCATAAAGGAAAGTCTTCAACAAAGCAACAGATGTCCAAAGTGCACTTATGTTATAGAGGGCATTGACCATGTCTTTCCAAACTTCATGT TGAATGAGCTGGTGTTAAAATACAGGGGCAAGCaggaacaaaagaaaataaaacttgaacaaaag ACTTCTCCTTCAACAGAAACTGTCGATATCTGTGATATGATTTTGGAGGACAACATTGATCTCTGTGATGTGAACAAACTGCTAGAAGTCCTTAATGTGAAGAAGCAAAAGCTAGAAGGG gaCATCAAGTTTGCACAGAAATATATACTTAAAGAATTTCTtcaagaaataagaaaaagaaagcaAGGA aAGTTAGAACAGTTAAAAAGGGAAATTTCTTTGATTGATGACGATTTCGAAAAAGTGGAT GGAATGCTTTCAGAACACAGAAGAAAGTATCCGTACATTCCA GATCATCTGGTGCCAAATGGGTTTGAGCCTACCATGACGGCAAGCACTGATCCTGGCAGTCAAGACGGATTCAATGGCAGCAAGAAC GCTGGAAAACCCTGGTTACAGACAACCATGGCATCCAGAAGGAAAAGAGTCAGTCAGCATTTTGAGGATCTAGAGCAATGTTACTTCTCCATCAGACAGAAGGATGAGTATA ATGGAGAGGAGGGGTTAGATGAGTTCACAGAATGTCTTTCAAAATTCACCAAGTTTAATTCATTCAGATCACTTGCCACTTTAAGTTATGCAAGTGACATTTACAGCGGGTCCAGTATAGTCTCAAG CATAGAGTTTGACAGGGATTGTGACTTCTTTGCCATAGCTGGTGTAACCAAAAAAATCAAG GTGTTTGAGTATGGAACTGTGATAAAGGATGCTGTTGATATACATTATCCAGTGAACGAGATGATCTGCAATTCAAAAATTAG TTGTGTGACTTGGAGTAGTTATCACAAAAATGTCCTGGCAAGCTCAGATTACGAAGGGACAATTACACTGTGGGATGCCTTCACTGGCCAGAAATCTAAACTCTTTCAG GAACATGAGAAAAGATGCTGGAGTGTGGACTTTAACACAATGGATCCCAAACTGTTGGCTTCAGGATCAGATGATGCTAAAG TGAAGCTTTGGTCTATCAATGCAGAGAACTCAATTGCTTGTCTAGAAGCCAAGGCAAACGTTTGCTGCGTCAAATTCAACCCTGAGAGTAGATATCACTTAGCGTTTGGTTCTGCAG aTCATTTTGTGCATTACTATGATCTGAGAAACACTAAAGAGGCAGTGATGGTCTTCAAGGGGCACAGAAAGGCTGTGTCATACACCAAGTTCCTCAATACCACAGAAATTGTGTCTGC GTCAACAGACAGTCAGCTCAAACTTTGGAATATCAACAAATCAAATTCCTTAAGAACCTTTAAAGGACATATCAATGAGAAGAATTTTGTAGGCTTAGCTACAGATGGGGATTACATTGCTTGTG GAAGTGAAAACAATTCCCTATATGTGTACTACAAGGGGCTTTCAAAACAGCTGATGACCTACAAGTTTGACACAGTGCGGAGTGTGCTG